The segment TTAACGCCAGGCACCCATAAGAAGAAATCTATTTTGCAAAACTCTGGTGCAGAAGCTGTTGAGAATGCGATCAAGATTGCGCGTCACTCAACTAAGCGTCCAGCAATTATCGTCTTTGAACATGCTTATCACGGTCGCACCAACTTAACTATGGCGCTGACCGCTAAGAACGTTCCTTACAAAGAAGGTTTTGGTCCATTTGCTAACGAGATTTATCGCATGCCGATGCCTTACTCATTCCACTATGAAGGCAACCTGGCAACGATGGCGCAGGATTATCTGGACATTGTTACTTCAAAGATCGAAAAAGAAGTTGGCGCACATAACGTTGCCGCAATCATCATTGAACCAATCATGGGTGAAGGTGGATTTATCGTTCCACCAAAGGGATTCTTGCCAGGACTTGCAAAGTTCGCAACTGAGCACGGAATCGTTTTTATCGCTGATGAAGTTCAGACCGGATTTGCTCGTACCGGAGATCTCTTTGCTTGCGAAGATGAGGGCGTTGTTCCTGACATGATCGTTACCGCAAAGGGAATCGCAGGTGGCTTGCCACTTGCTGCAGTTACTGCCCGCGCGGAAATTATGGATTCATCACACGTTGGTGGACTCGGCGGAACCTACGGTGGAAACCCAATCGCATGTGCAGCAGCGCTTGGTGCGATTGAAACTATTGAAGAAGAAAAACTTGTCGAACGCGCCCGTCACATTGGAAAGATTCTTAACGAATCACTGTCTGCGCTGGCCAAGAAATATCCAATCATCGGCGAAGTTCGCGGTCGTGGTGCAATGCAAGCGATCGAACTCGTTGAGGCCGGAACCAAGAACCCAAACCCTGCTGCCATGGCTACGGTAATTAAGTATTGCCAGAGCAAAGGCGTTCTCATTCTTACCGCCGGCACTTATGGCAACGTCATTCGCTTCTTGCCACCGATCGTAATTAGCGATGAATTGCTTAAGGATGCGCTCGGCGTTCTGGAAGAAGCTTTCGCCACCCTCTAAATTCACCCGCTTGCCTCACCCTACTAGGGTGATTTCTACTAGCCATTTCGCCCCTTCATGCCTCACCCTTAGGCGTGGCTCCACATCGC is part of the Candidatus Planktophila lacus genome and harbors:
- the gabT gene encoding 4-aminobutyrate--2-oxoglutarate transaminase — encoded protein: MTSKDPLPQSRHLATAIPGPKSQELIARRKEAVSAGLGMAIPAFIERGEGAILQDVDGNRIIDLGAGIGVVNVGNAAPRVVARVTEAVQAFTHTNFTTAPYMGYVEVCEALNRLTPGTHKKKSILQNSGAEAVENAIKIARHSTKRPAIIVFEHAYHGRTNLTMALTAKNVPYKEGFGPFANEIYRMPMPYSFHYEGNLATMAQDYLDIVTSKIEKEVGAHNVAAIIIEPIMGEGGFIVPPKGFLPGLAKFATEHGIVFIADEVQTGFARTGDLFACEDEGVVPDMIVTAKGIAGGLPLAAVTARAEIMDSSHVGGLGGTYGGNPIACAAALGAIETIEEEKLVERARHIGKILNESLSALAKKYPIIGEVRGRGAMQAIELVEAGTKNPNPAAMATVIKYCQSKGVLILTAGTYGNVIRFLPPIVISDELLKDALGVLEEAFATL